In one window of Tachypleus tridentatus isolate NWPU-2018 chromosome 2, ASM421037v1, whole genome shotgun sequence DNA:
- the LOC143243457 gene encoding transmembrane protein 141, with product MNNMNQIMQQYGEKHVGFGSYIECMSRAFLTGLASFALTVSATYIGQTLLKKHLPYSQKYFLLAPVTLGVTVAWTVTARKTRNCQAAWMSIEEKNTFLSDQNNN from the exons ATGAACAACATGAACCAAATAATGCAACAGTATGGAGAAAAACATGTG GGATTTGGTTCATATATCGAGTGTATGTCTAGAGCTTTCTTGACTGGGCTTGCATCTTTTGCCTTAA ctGTCTCAGCAACATATATTGGACAAACCCTGTTAAAGAAACATCTTCCATACAGTCAAAAGTACTTTCTTCTGGCTCCTGTAACCTTGGGAGTGACAGTAGCATGGACAGTCACAGCTCGGAAGACAAGAAACTGTCAGGCTGCCTGGATGTCcatagaagaaaaaaacacttttttatctGACCAAAATAATAACTAG
- the Rrp4 gene encoding exosome complex component Rrp4, which yields MAVEIRLTCEKPREEFQCERLKHLVTPGDIITSDTGFMRGHGTYVEEENLVASVAGIVERVNKLVSVRPLKTRYNGEIGDVVVGRITEVQQRRWKVETNSRLDSVLLLSSVNLPGGELRRKTAEDELTMRKYLAEGDPISAEVQSVFSDGSLSLHTRSLKYGKLSQGTLVLVSPSLIKRRKTHFHNLPCGARIILGNNGYIWISPTVNEDVNESTGGFIQNLELVPLTDRETVARLRNCILGLAHHRILLYDTTILYSYEASLRHQCKDIMKPEVMLGISQLVRQRLEIEGL from the exons ATGGCGGTGGAAATACGATTGACATGTGAAAAGCCACGTGAAGAATTTCAGTGTGAAAGACTAAAACATCTTGTTACACCAGGAGATATAATTACTAGCGATACAGGTTTTATGCG AGGACATGGAACATATGTTGAGGAAGAGAATCTAGTGGCATCAGTAGCAGGAATTGTGGAAAGAGTAAACAAATTAGTGTCTGTTAGACCTCTCAAAACCAG GTACAATGGTGAAATTGGAGATGTCGTTGTTGGTCGTATTACTGAGGTGCAGCAAAGAAGATGGAAAGTTGAAACAAATTCCCGTCTAGATTCTGTACTACTACTTTCATCAGTAAACTTGCCAGGTGGGGAGCTG aGAAGGAAAACTGCAGAAGATGAACTTACAATGAGGAAATATCTAGCAGAAGGAGATCCTATAAGT GCTGAAGTGCAGTCTGTTTTCTCGGATGGCTCGCTCTCTTTGCATACAAGGAGCTTAAAGTATGGTAAG TTGTCTCAGGGCACTTTGGTTCTGGTTTCTCCGTCACTGATTAAGCGTCGAAAGACACATTTCCATAACTTGCCCTGTGGAGCTCGTATTATCCTTGGCAACAATGGATACATTTGGATTTCTCCAACTGTAAATGAAGATGTTAATGAAAGTACAGGGGGATTTATCCAAAACTTGGAG TTGGTTCCTCTGACTGATCGAGAAACGGTTGCAAGACTAAGGAATTGCATACTTGGTCTTGCACACCATCGAATTCTGCTCTATGACACCACCATTTTGTATAGCTATGAAGCTTCTCTCAGACATCAG tgtaaagATATAATGAAACCTGAAGTTATGTTAGGAATTAGTCAGCTTGTACGTCAACGACTGGAAATTGAAGGATTGTAA